CGGGCTGTGGAAGATGCGCTTGATCCATTTATGCCTAAGACCGCGGAAGCGATCCGGGCTCAGATCGGCGCGGATAGCATAACCAAGGGCGCTCCGTTATTCCCGCGTATCGAAACAGAAGAGAGCAAGGCTAAGAAGAACAGATGAACTCTGCCAAATAAACGATGCTGATCGATACCCACTGCCATCTCGATTTCCCCGAATATGATAGCGACCGCGACGCGGTCATCCAGAGGGCCAAAGATAATAACCTGGAGTATGTGATCAATGTAGGCTCGGATGTGCAGAATTCCCGCAGGGCGGTATTATTGTCCCGTAAATATGATATGATTTTCGCGGCCGTAGGCTGTCATCCTCACGATGCCGACGGATTCAATGAACAGGCTTACAATGATCTGGAAGAGCTATCGCGCGACAACAAGGTGGTAGCCATAGGAGAGATCGGCCTGGATTATTACCGCAACCTTTCTTCCGTCGATAACCAGAAAAACGTCTTTGTACGGCTGATCCGGTTAGCCGCAATCCGCAAGCTCCCTTTGGTGATCCATAGCCGCCAGGCTCCGGAAGACACCTTGGCGATATTAAGGCAGGAGCAGGTAAAAGAGGCGATCATCCATTGTTTTTCCGGGGACGCCGATTTTATGAGGCAATGCCTTGATCTGGGATATTATCTTTCTTTTACCTGCAACATAACTTATAAGAAAGCGGAGAATCTGAGGCAGCTATTGAAGATTGCGCCTCTGGACCGGATCTGTCTGGAGACTGACGCGCCGTATCTTTCTCCGGAAGGATACAGGGGCAAGCGCAACGAACCCTGGTTCGTAAAAATGGCGGCCGAGGAAATAGCCCGGGTTAGGGGTATTAGTTTCGAAGGGGTTTGCCGGGCTACTACTGAGAACGCCAAGAAATTCTTTAATTTGAAGAGCCAGGAACAGGTTTTAAAGCATATCCTTTAGCCGCAACAAGTTACAAGACCGGGTCTTGCAACTTAATGGGAGACAGATGGATATAAGGACTATAGAGTGGAAGTGCGGGGCTATCAGGATCATCGATCAAACCAAATTGCCTGATAAATTTGAATACCTGTTGATCAAAGATCTCAAGGATCTATGGAATGCGATAAAGCTGTTAAAGGTTCGCGGAGCTCCGGCATTA
This region of Candidatus Omnitrophota bacterium genomic DNA includes:
- a CDS encoding TatD family hydrolase; its protein translation is MLIDTHCHLDFPEYDSDRDAVIQRAKDNNLEYVINVGSDVQNSRRAVLLSRKYDMIFAAVGCHPHDADGFNEQAYNDLEELSRDNKVVAIGEIGLDYYRNLSSVDNQKNVFVRLIRLAAIRKLPLVIHSRQAPEDTLAILRQEQVKEAIIHCFSGDADFMRQCLDLGYYLSFTCNITYKKAENLRQLLKIAPLDRICLETDAPYLSPEGYRGKRNEPWFVKMAAEEIARVRGISFEGVCRATTENAKKFFNLKSQEQVLKHIL